The Campylobacter concisus genome includes a region encoding these proteins:
- a CDS encoding ATP-binding protein produces MNQLELYYNQPLKSSKFIPRKYEIISPKALIVGAISSGKTALVYEFLSHYKSEERLYVNLDDLRIDRTLLLANLKEFLEKNTQIKVLAVENLQATDLANLSFLNGTTLENIILTSKEFLLSLEGFARINLNYLDYEEFILFFKKNLDQDLLFSYFLAHGNEIASAFLDSSEVTAHLQQLLRANLSEQSIAILKECAPKCHDVLSTFGIYKNLKEQMKISKDSVYNTVASLNENGFIELVPNLDENSMSKKLYFTNFALRNALYLKKDFLAVFANVVFCELLKFKDEIYYTKEIDFFLNKRKIAIICVPFSAPEIIFLKFKKLHASLKELGISKLQIISVANQAELSFEGIKCEILPFSRWSLGL; encoded by the coding sequence ATGAACCAATTAGAGCTTTATTACAATCAGCCGCTTAAATCAAGTAAATTTATCCCCAGGAAATACGAAATCATCTCGCCAAAAGCGCTTATCGTTGGCGCCATTTCAAGTGGCAAAACAGCCCTTGTTTATGAGTTCTTGAGCCATTATAAAAGCGAAGAGAGACTTTATGTAAATTTAGACGATCTAAGGATAGACAGAACCTTACTTTTAGCAAATTTAAAAGAATTTTTAGAAAAAAATACCCAGATAAAGGTGCTCGCAGTTGAAAATTTACAAGCTACTGACCTTGCAAATTTAAGCTTTTTAAATGGTACAACACTTGAAAATATCATCCTTACAAGCAAGGAATTTTTACTCTCACTTGAAGGCTTTGCTCGCATAAATTTAAACTATCTCGACTACGAGGAATTTATACTATTTTTTAAGAAAAATTTGGACCAAGACCTGCTTTTTAGCTACTTCTTGGCTCACGGCAACGAGATAGCAAGTGCCTTTTTAGACTCCAGCGAGGTCACAGCTCACTTACAACAGCTTTTAAGAGCAAATTTAAGCGAGCAAAGCATTGCGATTTTAAAAGAATGTGCTCCAAAATGTCACGATGTGCTTAGCACTTTTGGTATCTACAAAAACCTAAAAGAGCAGATGAAAATTTCAAAAGATAGTGTCTATAACACAGTAGCCAGCCTTAATGAAAATGGCTTTATAGAATTAGTACCAAATTTAGATGAGAACAGCATGAGTAAAAAACTCTACTTTACAAATTTTGCACTTCGTAACGCTTTATACCTAAAAAAGGACTTTTTGGCCGTCTTTGCAAATGTAGTTTTTTGCGAATTGCTTAAATTTAAAGATGAAATTTACTACACAAAAGAGATTGATTTCTTCCTTAACAAAAGGAAGATCGCGATCATCTGTGTGCCGTTTTCTGCACCAGAGATCATCTTTTTAAAATTTAAAAAACTCCACGCAAGCTTAAAAGAGCTGGGTATAAGTAAGCTTCAGATAATCAGCGTCGCAAACCAAGCCGAGCTTAGCTTTGAGGGCATAAAATGCGAAATTTTGCCCTTTTCTAGGTGGAGTCTAGGTTTATAA
- a CDS encoding ribonuclease HII, translating to MAKICGIDEAGRGALAGPLSVAACVLNKEISGLNDSKKLTAKKREDLFKEIIKSSNFLIIYFSNVQIDELGLSECLRRALKIFKAHFEGFEIIYDGNLDYGVGITTMIKADSKVAGVSAASILAKVSRDSLMKGWDKIYSKYGFAGHKGYGTKAHLEAIAKFGYSSLHRKSFVVKSFEKSLFD from the coding sequence ATGGCAAAAATTTGTGGCATAGATGAGGCTGGACGTGGGGCTTTAGCTGGGCCTTTAAGCGTAGCGGCCTGCGTGCTAAATAAAGAAATTTCAGGCCTAAACGACTCCAAAAAACTAACCGCAAAAAAGCGTGAGGATCTTTTTAAAGAGATTATAAAAAGCTCAAATTTTCTCATCATATACTTCTCAAACGTCCAAATAGATGAACTTGGACTAAGTGAGTGTTTAAGACGAGCACTCAAAATTTTTAAGGCGCACTTTGAGGGTTTTGAGATCATTTATGATGGTAATTTAGACTATGGCGTTGGTATCACAACGATGATAAAAGCTGACAGCAAAGTCGCTGGGGTAAGCGCTGCTAGCATATTAGCAAAAGTTAGCCGTGATAGTTTGATGAAAGGCTGGGATAAAATTTACTCAAAGTACGGCTTTGCTGGGCACAAAGGATACGGCACAAAGGCGCATCTAGAAGCCATTGCTAAGTTTGGCTATTCAAGCCTTCATAGAAAAAGCTTTGTAGTAAAATCTTTTGAAAAATCTCTATTTGACTAA
- the tpx gene encoding thiol peroxidase produces the protein MTTTKFKGSEVNLSGNELFVGSYAPEARVVAQDLSEFSVGGNNGIEVLVCLPSLDTGVCAAEARKFNEKVAGKHGVKLSIISNDLPFAMGRFCTTEGITNLRVGSDFRYGEFAQNYGMLMSDGALKGLLARAVFVIKDGVIIHKQIVPEVTEEPNYDAVFDAIKSSGSCGCGCH, from the coding sequence ATGACAACTACAAAATTTAAAGGTAGTGAGGTAAATTTAAGCGGAAATGAGCTATTTGTCGGCTCTTATGCACCTGAAGCCAGAGTAGTAGCGCAAGATCTTAGCGAATTTAGCGTGGGCGGAAATAACGGCATAGAGGTGCTTGTCTGCTTGCCTTCACTAGATACTGGCGTTTGCGCAGCAGAAGCACGTAAATTTAATGAAAAAGTCGCTGGCAAACACGGCGTAAAACTTAGCATCATCTCAAACGACCTGCCATTTGCGATGGGGAGATTTTGCACGACTGAGGGCATAACAAACCTGCGTGTTGGTAGCGACTTTAGATACGGAGAATTTGCCCAAAACTACGGCATGCTGATGAGTGATGGGGCGCTAAAAGGCTTGCTTGCAAGAGCGGTCTTTGTCATCAAAGATGGTGTAATCATTCACAAACAAATCGTTCCTGAAGTGACAGAAGAGCCAAACTACGATGCAGTATTTGATGCTATTAAAAGTAGCGGTAGTTGCGGTTGTGGCTGCCATTAA
- a CDS encoding trans-sulfuration enzyme family protein: MKLDTLIVKGIEAKNNPNKAVVPPVFLASTFVQDDLENFQEFAYSRGNNPTKKVFDDIFAKVEGSKYAFSFGSGMAATAAALSLIKTGQKVLLNSNVYGGTYRYVTTVFESHGIKSEFIDDLNFLSEDDISEDVAAIFIETPSNPLLRVTDIARISKIAHKKGALVIVDNTFLTPYYQKVLEHGADIVVYSATKYIGGHADVIAGIVTLNDDALAEKIKFAKNTLGGIISPMDAYYLIRGLKTLSIRFDRQTQNTHKIIKFLENNDAVSVVHFPGSYSEQEAKMQAAQASDIGALISFELDEKYDVNKFVKALEIFDLAVSLGGVESLICRPATMTHEAYPKELLDKIGIKQNLLRLAIGIENVDDLIADLDQAFKKAKK; this comes from the coding sequence ATGAAACTAGACACTCTAATCGTAAAAGGCATCGAAGCTAAAAACAACCCAAACAAAGCGGTCGTTCCGCCAGTATTTTTAGCTAGCACCTTCGTGCAAGATGACCTTGAAAATTTTCAAGAATTTGCCTACTCACGTGGCAACAACCCTACGAAAAAGGTATTTGATGATATCTTTGCTAAAGTTGAAGGTAGCAAATACGCATTTAGTTTTGGCTCAGGCATGGCAGCAACAGCAGCTGCACTTAGCCTTATCAAAACAGGGCAAAAAGTCCTGCTAAATAGCAACGTCTATGGCGGCACATATAGATATGTCACGACTGTTTTTGAAAGCCACGGCATAAAGAGCGAATTTATAGATGATCTAAATTTTTTAAGCGAAGATGATATAAGTGAGGATGTGGCAGCCATCTTCATCGAAACTCCCTCAAATCCTCTCCTAAGAGTGACTGATATCGCTAGAATTTCAAAGATCGCTCACAAAAAGGGCGCTCTAGTCATCGTGGATAACACATTTTTGACGCCTTACTATCAAAAAGTGCTTGAGCACGGAGCTGACATCGTGGTTTATAGCGCTACAAAGTATATCGGCGGACACGCTGACGTGATCGCTGGTATCGTAACGCTAAACGACGATGCTTTAGCTGAAAAGATAAAATTTGCCAAAAACACACTTGGTGGCATCATCAGCCCGATGGATGCATACTACCTAATACGTGGGCTTAAAACGCTTAGCATTAGGTTTGACAGACAAACGCAAAATACCCATAAAATCATCAAATTTTTAGAGAATAATGACGCCGTTAGCGTGGTGCATTTCCCTGGCTCATATAGCGAGCAAGAGGCCAAGATGCAAGCGGCTCAAGCAAGCGATATCGGCGCTCTTATCTCATTTGAGCTTGATGAAAAATATGATGTAAATAAATTTGTAAAAGCGCTAGAAATTTTTGATCTAGCAGTGAGCCTTGGTGGCGTAGAGAGCCTTATCTGCAGGCCTGCTACGATGACGCACGAGGCATATCCAAAAGAGTTGCTAGACAAGATCGGCATAAAGCAAAATTTGCTTCGCCTAGCCATAGGCATCGAAAACGTCGATGATCTAATAGCCGACCTTGATCAAGCGTTTAAAAAAGCTAAAAAATAA
- a CDS encoding DIP1984 family protein — protein sequence MKLAQALILRADTQKRLEQLKGRLLDNAKMQENERPSEDPKLLLKELDRLSDELFRLILAINLTNSSAKFEGVSLTEMIAKKDTLSQKASVLREFAKSASQKVDLYSNSEIKILSSVDVATLQKQIDELSKEIRELDMKLQEANWQVDLVE from the coding sequence ATGAAATTAGCTCAGGCTCTCATTTTAAGAGCTGATACACAAAAACGTTTAGAGCAGCTAAAAGGTAGGTTACTCGATAATGCAAAAATGCAAGAAAATGAAAGACCTAGCGAAGATCCAAAGCTTCTTTTAAAAGAACTTGATAGACTAAGCGATGAGCTGTTTAGACTGATCTTAGCTATAAATTTAACAAACTCAAGTGCAAAATTTGAAGGCGTGAGTCTAACTGAAATGATCGCTAAAAAAGATACGCTAAGCCAAAAAGCAAGCGTGCTTAGGGAATTTGCCAAAAGTGCAAGCCAAAAGGTCGATCTTTACTCAAATAGTGAGATAAAAATTTTAAGTAGTGTTGATGTGGCCACGCTCCAAAAGCAAATAGACGAGCTTTCTAAAGAGATCAGAGAGCTAGATATGAAGCTACAAGAGGCAAACTGGCAAGTTGATCTTGTAGAGTAA